One Salvia splendens isolate huo1 chromosome 1, SspV2, whole genome shotgun sequence genomic window, TACTTCAAAACATCACTGAGCATTTTATGAAGTTTGTCTTATATGATAATATATCCCTTGTGTCCTCAGCAGGTCAAAACATTTTACCAGTTTTTGAATTCGGCATTGGTGGCCCTTTGGTTTGAATGAAATCAATTGCAATGTGCTTCTCTCTCTTGCCATTTCCTCGATGCAGAATTCATTCATTAGCTAATTGTTGGAGGGAGAGTTTGTATGAATTTCGTAGCAGTAGTGGAAGCAGTTGCAGCAACAAGATTCTGTGTTCAAACAACTACGAGCTTGAAGGAGGATATAGCAGCAAGAGGTGGACAAGGCGAACTATAAATTCAAAAACCGGAGGAAATAATGAGAGCCTAACTAGCAATAAGAGTATCAGCCATAATATCATTCCTGAAACAGGCAATGATTCTGGTAAATTGGAAACGACTAAGGCACGGAGGACCAGAAAATTAAGTATTAGAAACAATGTTGTATCTATAAATGCAAGCACCGAAGTAAATACATACAATGTAGAAAGAGCAGAGGTAGAAACAGATCAGTATTATGCGGACTTGGCCAAACTCGCAACAATTCTTTGTTTTGATATTGAAACCACTGGTTTCTCCAGAGAAAGAGATAGAATCATTGAGGTCGCATGCCAAGATCTTCGAGGGGGTGAAAACAGCACCTTACAGAGCCTAGTCAATCCAGAACGTGATGTGCCAAATGAACAAATTCATGGCATTTCAACCCATATGGTTAACAGATACGATATACC contains:
- the LOC121800299 gene encoding exonuclease DPD1, chloroplastic/mitochondrial-like, whose translation is MKSIAMCFSLLPFPRCRIHSLANCWRESLYEFRSSSGSSCSNKILCSNNYELEGGYSSKRWTRRTINSKTGGNNESLTSNKSISHNIIPETGNDSGKLETTKARRTRKLSIRNNVVSINASTEVNTYNVERAEVETDQYYADLAKLATILCFDIETTGFSRERDRIIEVACQDLRGGENSTLQSLVNPERDVPNEQIHGISTHMVNRYDIPRMKDFIPVLLQYVRSRQLPGGVVVLVSHNGKSFDVPFLKSEFSRCSYEIPPDWLFADTLPLARIVVKNKGSKVPSRVSLQALREHYCIPSIGPAHRALSDVHSLALVLQRLTYDLKLPVSGLIQASFR